The DNA region CCAAGAGGATTTGCAAAAAACGGATATGATGCGCGCTTTGCGACGCAAGCCGACCACTATGTCTTTTCTGGACCAATCCTTGGGGAGGGGTTCTTTGAAGAATATGGCCCGCTGATCGAGCACATCGTCGCCAAAGGGGCGAGCTACAGCCTGCAGTCGATCCACGCCTATGCCGAAGACGCGCTGCTCGAGCGGATGCGCGCCTTCTTCAAGACATATCCGCCTCTCGCCTTCCAGACGCGCGATACTTTCACCTTTAACAAGTTCAAGGGGCTGGACGTCCCGATGTATGATGGGATCTGCTTTGCCTTTTTTGTCTCGAAGCTGCCCAACATACCGACTGTGAAGCCCGAAAAGCCATTTGTTGCGGTCAGCTTCCACGCGAGCCCGGATCCGGACATCCAACTGTCTAACAACAACGAGTTGCCCCTGACGAAGCGCGTCACCGTTGGTCCGCAGAATAAATCAAACTGGAGGATCCGGCGACAGTTCGACTTTCGGCGAAGCTATCCCACGACGCTTGGCGAGTTTGATATCGTCCGCCCCGTGCATAGCTTCTACCCAAGCCCCCATCTTCTGTTTGCCAGGCCGTCGTCGTTCATCACATATAACCCACTGAACTTTATAGCGATCTATGCCAATTGTGCGGCAGTGATCACAGATCGGGTGCATGCGGGCGTCGCGGCCTTGTCGCATGGGAAACCTGCTTATGTGACATCTTTGGACACGCGGTACGCAATCTTCGAACATGCCCCTGTTACGCGCAGTGGAGACTTCCTCGAGCTGGATAAAGAGATGCTCGACACGCGGTTTAGCGAGATCAAGTTATGGCTGGCGCAAGCCTATCAGTCTTTGCTTGTCAGGTGATCCGCGGCAGTCGCTGATGAAGTTCAGCAGAACAGTCATTGAGACCGCGGTCAGCTCTACTCTCGTCATCGTTGGGACTTTCGTTTCGGGTGTGTTGATTGCGCGCCTCTTGGGCCCAGAGGCAAGGGGCGCATATGGGATCATCATCTTGGCAACGCAGATCGGCTTTGGCTTCGGCACGCTGTCGTTCTTTGATGCTCTTGTAATCGGCAGCAAGAAACGCCGAAACGTCTTTCGTTATGCCAGCGTCGCCTTTTGGGCCGGGCTGGGAATTGTGTTCATTTCCACGCTGAGCGGTTGGGGTGTCTTCATTGCGCTCAACGGGGTAGCGTTCCCCCAACTGGGCATGCTTGCGCTGCTCATCGCGGGTTTCATGTGCGTAGAGAGCGTGAATAGGTCGCTTTATTCAATCGAGTTGGCCTCGGGAAATTACTCTAATGTAAACCGCGAGCGCGTGATTGCGGTCTTATGCTTCAGCGCGATTGTAGTCTGCCTGATTGTGTTGGGTATAAGCTCAATGCTTCTGCTCTTTCTCGGATTCATTGTTGCAAAGTTGCCCGTCTTTGTGCTGCGCTTATACCGGTTTTGGCCCCATATCGGGCGGCGGTTCTCGCGGCCGTTCTTTCAACGGACCGCTGGGACGGCCCTTCGCTTGCATCTGCCGTTCAGCTTGTCGCTTTGCGCCACCCAGATCGACAAGATCGTGATTGCGGGTTTCTTTCCCGCCACTGATTTCGGCTTCTATCTTGTGGCATATTCGACTGTGAGCATCTTTTTTTCGGTGCCGATGCAGATCATTGGCCTCCTCGCGCTCCCAGAGTTTTCAGGACCGGATCGCGCCATGGTGCGCATGAAATTCGAGCGAACCTTTCGCCTGTTGCTTGTTTTTTCTGTGTGCGCCGTCGGCGTGGCGGTGCCCCTTGCCAACCTGCTTATTCCTTGGATGTTTGGGACCGCCTTCCTGCCAGCCACCGCTTTCGCGCTTCCTGTATCTCTGCTAACCGCTGCAATCAGTATCCGCATGGTCCTTGTTGAGCTACTGCGTGCGTTTGAACTTTGGAAAGTCCAAGCGGTATTAGAGCTGACCACAATTGCCTTCAGCCTAATGGCAGCGCTGGCGGCGGGCGGCTCCGTGACATACTTCGTCTATGTCCTTTGGGTGGGATTCACGGTATCGCTTATCGCATGTCTGGCGCTGTTGGCATTCCATCACAAGGTCATCTCCTTATCGGCCTTGGTTCCAAGTCTTTCAGAAATCGCCAACTTAGTAAGGCAGAGATAAGGCTGTCGCGAGGTACAACCGTGAAAGCAGGCGCAGGGAAGCCAAAGTGATGGCATGTTAGCAACCTTATTGCTCCTTTTGGCGCCGACCCTCTATGTCTGCTTCCGGCTGCGCTCCGCCCAAGACTTTGTGAAGCTGCCAAGCTTGGTGCTGGTCATTTTCATCGCCTGGCTGGCGCCGCAACTTTTCTCTGTGCAAACACAGGACCCCACCGTTTTCGTTGGATCGACCGTCTACGGCTTGTTCGGCACGTTATGCTTTTTAGCGCTGGCCTCGGGTTTTCGCATGGGCGCAAGACGCGCACCCTTTCGCAAGTTTCTCCCTAACGCACGGGAAGTGACGACGCTCGCGGTGATCTTGCTGTCTTTGATTTCGTTTTTACTCAACATAAGTTATCTTGACGCCATTGATGCCAATCGCGAGATTTCTCAGTGGAGCGGCAGCGGCACCATTATCGCCTTCTTCTCTTCTATTCGCTACGTCGTATTCGCTGCCTCGGCGATTGCGTTCTTCAAACGGCCTAATGTTCTTCTCGGCATTTTTTTCGTGATCAATTTCTACATCATGGCTGTGATCGCCTTTGGCGAGCTGAGGCGCACCGACATGATATCGCTGACGCTTATTCTCTTTTTGGTCTACTTTTTCGTGCGACGGCGACTGCCACCGAAAAGTGTCATAATCGCGGTTGTACCAGTGATTGCGATTATTGTCTTCAGCATCGGCGAATTGCGCTCGATCCAAAAGCTAACATTCGACGGCGGCGGAGGCATTGTAGACCTTTTTCTTAGCCGCTCCATGTGGGAACTAGACTTCCAGTCGATCTTCGCGAGTTCTGTGGCGTTGGCGCCCGACGTTAGGAACGGCAGCTACATCATCCAATACTGCCTTGAGACCCTTAATTTTAGCTTTGGCGCAGAGCTTTGGAACGACATGGTGTGGCAGTACGTACCAGCGCAACTGGTCGGTAGCTCGTTCAAACAGTCTCTGATTATCGGCGACCGCGTCTCAATCTACGGTGATCTGGTAAACTACTTCGGGTACTCCAGATCGTCAGGCACAACGCGCACGGGGATCGGGTCTGCCTTTCTAGACTTCGGGTTCGTAGGCGCTCTCTATTTCTTCATCATTGGGGTGATTTGCGGACGCGTCTTCGCGCGGGCCATCACAGGTGACCCGATCGCGCAAAGCTTCTACATTGCGCTTGTCACTCCGGTGTTAATCAGCTTCACCCATTCCCATTCTTATTTTTTCGCGCTCTTTCCCCTTTTGTGGACGGCCCAACGCGGATTAATTGTCCTCAAGAGGCTGCAGATTGGCAATGGTATGTCGGCAAGACGGCATCGGGCCTAGCCTTAGAAAGCGAGAAACATTCCTGTCAGGCATAGAGGCCATCCACGGCCGAGACTCCATTTAGTTTAGCTGAGGGCGCATGAAACTCGCAATTTTATTCGATAACTTCGGCCCTTACCATATGGCAAGGCTGAATGCCCTTGCAAATTATTGCACATTAGTCGGCATAGAGTTTCATTCGAAGAGTGCTGAGTATTCGTGGAAAACAACTGAGCGAGCCTCGTTTGAGCACCGGACGCTACTGAACGCCGGCCATGTACCGCCTGGCACTTTAAGCGAGGCGGTACATGCTGCTTTGACCGACGTTGCCCCCGATGTTGTTTTTATTCCTGGTTGGAACCACATCGGGGCTCTGGCAGCATTGGTATGGTGCCGGAATATGGGGCGACCCGCGGTTATAATGTCGGATTCGCAAGAACGAGACACCCCTAGAACGTGGCTAAAGGAGCATATAAAGGCACGGGTCTTGCGTCACGCATCTGCATGTTTTGTGGCAGGGCGACGGCACCGTGATTATGCTCAAACGCTGGGTGTACCTGTTGAATACATCAGAACAGGATACGACGTGATCGACAATGACTATTTCAAATGCGAAGCCGAAGTCTTGCGAAGGTCACCGTCCCTAAGCCCATTACGCGCCGGCTACTTCCTCGCCAGCGCCCGCCTGATCCCCAGAAAGAACATCGGCAAATTGATCGAAGGCTACGGTCGATACCGTGAACAAACATTGCAGAGAAAAGTGGAACCTAAGGACCTAGTGATCCTCGGGGATGGCCCAGAACGTGCAAATCTTGAGGCGCAGATAAACGATTGTGGTCTTTCAGAGGTGGTTCATTTTAAAGGTTTTCTGCAATACCCAGACCTGCCCAGGTACTACGCATATGCGACGGCCTTCATCCACGTTCCTCTGTCAGAGCAATGGGGCTTAGTTGTCAACGAAGCTCTCGCCTGTGGGCTGCCCGTAATCGTGTCTTCGGCCTGTGGATGCGCTCCGGATCTGGTGTTTGACGAGCAAAACGGCTTCGTAGTGCAGGGAGAAGACACAGAGAGGATGGCTGAATGCTTGATCAAAATTGACCAGTGTTCTGCGAGCGAATTAGACGACATGCGAGACGCCTCATTTCGATCTATTGAAAGATTTTCCGTTCAATCTTTCTCAGATAATGCGATTGCAATCGCAAGCTTGGCTATAAGCGCAACGAGACGGCGCGCCACCTGGTTCGACGACCTAGTACTTTTATTTATGTACGCCATGCGGAAGCGATGACCCTTATGCCGCGATCAAGAATGCCGATCCGGAAAGCCGTTTTCCCCGTTGCCGGTCTTGGCACCCGCTTCCTGCCCGCGACCAAGGTGGTGCTGAAGGAACTGCTCCCTGTCGTTGACCGTCCGCTGATCCAGTATGCGGTGGACGAAGCGCGCGAGGCGGGGATCGAGCAGAAGATCTTTGTCACCGGGCGCGGCAAGATCGGGATTGTCGAGCAATTCGACATCGCCTTTGAACTCTGAGGTGAACCCTAGCTTTCCCCCCAGCTGGGATTAGGCTCGGGCGGTTGTGTTGCGCATCAGCGTGGTTAAAGCGATGAGCTGCCTAGTGCATCCGGTGTTTGTGTTGTGGAGGCACATCAAAGCGCAAAGTCCCCGCCAGCGTCAAACAACGTGCTTGCCATGGCCTCGATCCGCTCGCGCCAGGCAAGCTTGCCGAGCCATTCTTCGGGTATCCCGCTTGCCCCATAAAGGGCGCCTGCCAGCTGCCCCGTGATAGCCGCAGTGGTATCCGCGTCCTCGCCGAGGTTTGCCGCAAGGATGACAGCCTCGGCAAAACTGCTGGTCCGCGCGACACACCACAGCGATGCCTCGAGTGAGTGCGCAACATAGCCAGAACCGCGAATTTGGCTGCGGTGCTTACCGCGCCACGAGCCGGCCATGATGTCGGCGATCTTGCCGGCATAGTTGTCATGCCGCGGACGCAGAATGTGCGAACGCGGATGTCCAGCAATGGCCTCCGCAAGGAGGTCGGCATAGGCAACGCAGGCATCAACCGCCTCAGGTGCGCCGTGCGTTGTACGGCTCTGCCGCGCTGCTACCTCGCGGAGTGTTTGGGGCTCGTGCCAGTAGCGCAAGGCTATAGGCGCAAGCCGCATCAAGCTGCCATTGCCCGCACTCATCGGATCAATGGAACCTGCAACCGGGTCACCACTTGCTTTGAACCGCCGCAGGGCACCGC from uncultured Erythrobacter sp. includes:
- a CDS encoding polysaccharide pyruvyl transferase family protein, giving the protein MIAVENSTWNNIGDAFYQQSIMMCLQQSLPDAKIVSFDGPFRRAFRPRGFAKNGYDARFATQADHYVFSGPILGEGFFEEYGPLIEHIVAKGASYSLQSIHAYAEDALLERMRAFFKTYPPLAFQTRDTFTFNKFKGLDVPMYDGICFAFFVSKLPNIPTVKPEKPFVAVSFHASPDPDIQLSNNNELPLTKRVTVGPQNKSNWRIRRQFDFRRSYPTTLGEFDIVRPVHSFYPSPHLLFARPSSFITYNPLNFIAIYANCAAVITDRVHAGVAALSHGKPAYVTSLDTRYAIFEHAPVTRSGDFLELDKEMLDTRFSEIKLWLAQAYQSLLVR
- a CDS encoding oligosaccharide flippase family protein, with the translated sequence MKFSRTVIETAVSSTLVIVGTFVSGVLIARLLGPEARGAYGIIILATQIGFGFGTLSFFDALVIGSKKRRNVFRYASVAFWAGLGIVFISTLSGWGVFIALNGVAFPQLGMLALLIAGFMCVESVNRSLYSIELASGNYSNVNRERVIAVLCFSAIVVCLIVLGISSMLLLFLGFIVAKLPVFVLRLYRFWPHIGRRFSRPFFQRTAGTALRLHLPFSLSLCATQIDKIVIAGFFPATDFGFYLVAYSTVSIFFSVPMQIIGLLALPEFSGPDRAMVRMKFERTFRLLLVFSVCAVGVAVPLANLLIPWMFGTAFLPATAFALPVSLLTAAISIRMVLVELLRAFELWKVQAVLELTTIAFSLMAALAAGGSVTYFVYVLWVGFTVSLIACLALLAFHHKVISLSALVPSLSEIANLVRQR
- a CDS encoding glycosyltransferase, which encodes MKLAILFDNFGPYHMARLNALANYCTLVGIEFHSKSAEYSWKTTERASFEHRTLLNAGHVPPGTLSEAVHAALTDVAPDVVFIPGWNHIGALAALVWCRNMGRPAVIMSDSQERDTPRTWLKEHIKARVLRHASACFVAGRRHRDYAQTLGVPVEYIRTGYDVIDNDYFKCEAEVLRRSPSLSPLRAGYFLASARLIPRKNIGKLIEGYGRYREQTLQRKVEPKDLVILGDGPERANLEAQINDCGLSEVVHFKGFLQYPDLPRYYAYATAFIHVPLSEQWGLVVNEALACGLPVIVSSACGCAPDLVFDEQNGFVVQGEDTERMAECLIKIDQCSASELDDMRDASFRSIERFSVQSFSDNAIAIASLAISATRRRATWFDDLVLLFMYAMRKR